The Humulus lupulus chromosome 3, drHumLupu1.1, whole genome shotgun sequence genome window below encodes:
- the LOC133823590 gene encoding BTB/POZ domain-containing protein At3g05675 codes for MEFIGSETRASCRFGDRSTSDVVVRLRTQDGRDDWIYCHSHILTDKCKYFADRLSENWPTCQIIDSRSCVEVYCEESEFDYHVTVLRLFYVIVDGSVDDLWHGVKNALGILRVAFELGCPKIVTACVNYLEAVPWEESEEEEILKTIPQMGSQVEPILDRLQPVNTAVIRRIFLSSVQFATSSPPPSLNDIKSSAQEQLEYMITEDDDSPLLVADNEIKAEVKECVNRLFARFNNVLEAMLCERNDSSAEEGKMQNFQSLLSDLSWACQILNKLEIMRDFVHSWMDASDKIVKIVEQANSTDEIIETKSKVIEVAAKVLEAIGYGTVILPSARRLHGVKVWLPFVRITKPLIDSFTAHSNDGDETMPTPKVDSELWQSLESTFISIILALPSYEQAEILAEWLGNEQVQYPDLTEAFEVWCYRSKVAKRRLSSLGVDNETTNAL; via the exons ATGGAGTTTATT GGTTCTGAAACAAGGGCTTCTTGCAGGTTTGGTGACCGATCAACTAGTGATGTTGTTGTGAGGCTTAGAACGCAGGATGGGCGAGATGATTGGATATATTGTCACTCCCACATCCTCACTGATAAGTGCAAGTATTTTGCTGACCGCCTTTCTGAGAATTGGCCAACATGCCAGATTATTGACTCCCGGAGCTGTGTGGAGGTCTACTGTGAGGAATCAGAATTTGATTACCATGTCACTGTTCTTCGCCTGTTCTATGTTATCGTTGATGGCTCAGTTGATGACCTGTGGCATGGTGTTAAAAATGCTCTTGGCATTCTTCGAGTGGCTTTTGAACTTGGGTGCCCGAAAATTGTTACTGCTTGTGTGAACTACTTGGAAGCAGTTCCATGGGAAGAGTCTGAGGAGGAGGAAATTCTAAAAACCATACCACAAATGGGTTCTCAAGTGGAGCCTATTCTTGATCGTCTTCAACCAGTCAATACAGCAGTCATCAGAAGAATTTTTCTCTCATCAGTCCAATTCGCCACATCATCCCCTCCACCTTCCTTGAATGATATCAAGTCTTCTGCTCAAGAACAGCTCGAGTATATGATAACTGAAGATGATGACTCCCCATTGCTAGTAGCTGATAACGAGATAAAAGCTGAGGTGAAAGAATGTGTGAACAGACTGTTTGCCAGATTTAATAATGTATTAGAAGCTATGCTGTGTGAGCGTAATGATTCATCTGCAGAAGAAGGGAAAATGCAAAATTTTCAGTCCCTCTTATCGGATTTATCGTGGGCTTGTCAGATATTAAATAAGTTGGAAATCATGAGGGATTTTGTCCATAGCTGGATGGATGCATCTGATAAGATAGTTAAGATTGTGGAGCAAGCAAATTCAACAGATGAAATTATTGAGACAAAGTCAAAAGTTATTGAGGTGGCTGCAAAAGTGTTGGAGGCAATAGGGTATGGCACTGTCATTTTGCCATCTGCAAGGCGTCTTCACGGGGTGAAGGTATGGCTTCCTTTTGTGAGGATCACAAAACCACTGATTGATTCCTTCACAGCTCATAGTAACGATGGAGATGAAACTATGCCTACACCAAAAGTAGATAGCGAACTTTGGCAATCCTTAGAATCCACCTTCATTTCGATAATTCTGGCATTGCCATCCTATGAGCAGGCTGAGATTTTGGCTGAATGGTTAGGAAATGAGCAAGTTCAATATCCAGACCTGACTGAGGCATTTGAGGTCTGGTGTTACAGATCCAAGGTTGCCAAACGAAGACTATCATCATTAGGAGTAGATAATGAAACAACTAATGCACTTTGA